The following DNA comes from Streptomyces sp. NBC_00690.
CCAGATCATGGCCCCACCGAGGTCCTCGTCGCGTATGTACTCCGTCTTGGCGCGCAGCACCTGGGGGTCGTCGTACGTCCACAGGGTGTTGCCGTCGAAGATCCAGGCGTGCCCGTTCTTCTTGTCGCGGTGGACCTTGTACGTACCCGAGTCGACCAGCTTCTTCAGGGCCTTGTAGTCCTCGTAGCCGGCCTGCCAGGTGGCGGGCGCGGGGCGCGCGGCGGGCTGGTTCAGCCCGTCGCCCCCACCGGTCACTCCGGTCCAGCCCTGGCCGTAGAACGGAAGGCCCACCACCAGCTTGCGGGCGGGAGCGCCACGCTTGAGCCAGTCGTTCACGGTCTGGTCGACGCTGAAGTCGTTCTTCGCCTTGAGGGCCGACTGCTGGTTGGTCGTCGCCTCGCCGGAGACGTGGAAGTCGTAGCCCTGGAGGTTGACCCAGTCCAGATCACGCATGATCTTGCGGACCTCGAAGCCCGCGTCGATCTTGGCGGGGGCGGTCGGGACGAAGGCGGTGAGGTCGTAGTGCTTGGCCTTCTTGCCCGTCCGGACGGCCTCGCTCTTGGCGTAGGCGTCGAGCTGGGTGCGGAACTCCTTCACCAGGGCGGTGAAGTTCTTCTTGTCCTCGGGGCGGTAAGGGGTGTCGTCCTCGCCGGAGGATCCGGGCCACTCCCAGTCGACGTCGATGCCGTCGAAGACCCCGGCCGCTGCGCCGACTCCGCCTCGGGTGCCGTCCACGGGCAGATTGCCCTTGATGTAGAGGTCGATGCAGGAGGAGACGAGGGCCTTGCGGGACTCAGGGGTCAGGGCCGCGTTGGAGAAGTGGGTGGACCAGCTCCAGCCGCCCAGGGAGATCAGCGCCTTCAGCCCGGGGTACTTGGCCTTCAGCTCGACGAGCTGATTGAAGTTTCCTGCGAGGGGCTGGTTCCAGTCGTCCGCGACGCCGTCGACCGAGTTGGCGGCGTCCAGCGGGCGTACGTAGTCGGCCCAGGGGTCGCCCTCGCCGAGCGTGCTCGGCATGTAGCACTTGCCTTCGGGGCTGACATTGCCGAAGGCGTAGTTGATGTGGGTGAGTTTGGCCGCCTGGCCGGTCTTGTCCATGTCCTTGACCTGGTAGTTACGGCCGTAGACACCCCACTGAGTGAAGTAGCCGACGCGCTTGTAGGAGCGTCGGTCTTCATCGTCATCGTCATCGTGGGAGGCGCCGGCAGCGGCTCGCGGGGTGACGGTCGCACCCGCCGGGTCGGCGGTCGCCGCGGGAGCGACCGTCGCCATCAGCGAGAGCGCGCAGGCTGCAACTGCGGTACGAACAAGGGTTCTTCGACGCATGTGACTCATTCCTGTGTGTGTCTCGGCGTGGTCGTGCGCCGACACATCTCCGTGAACGGGCGTCGTGCAGCTCAGGACGGTATTGGTCTGTACCAATAAGGTCAATGCTTAGGAAATGAACGATCATTTGGGTTGAGGAAATGTGTCTCTTGAGGCAGGTGGGAATCGGTCGTAGGGGGCCAAGTCATCACTTCGAGTGAAACTCTGGCCCATAGTTGCGGTCAACAATCCGCCGTTGTCAGTCTGTTGCTGTCTGTCAATGCGAGGGGAGTGGCCAGTGACATTCGGTGAGCAGCCCGCGTATTTGCGCGTTGCCGGCGATCTCCGCCAAAAGATCGTCGATGGTTCCCTGCCTCCTCATACGCGTCTCCCGTCGCAAGCTCGAATTCGTGCGGAATACGGGGTTTCGGACACCGTCGCCCTGGAGGCACGCAAAGTGCTGATGGCGGAGGGTCTCGTGGAGGGCCGTTCCGGATCGGGGACCTATGTACGGGAGCGTCCGATTCCCCGTCGTCTTTCCCGCACCGGCTACCGCTCGCCGCAGGGGGGCAACCCCTTTCGTCAGGAGCAGGCGGCTCAGGGTGCTCGGGGCACCTGGGAGTCCAGCAGCGAGCAGGAGTCGGCGAGCACGGAGATCGCCGCCCGGCTCGGTGTCGATGTGGGCGCCCGGCTGATGCGCACCCGCTATGTGTTTCGCGACGCCGGTGAGGCGATGATGCTCTCCACCTCGTGGGAGCCGTTGGCCGTCACCGGGCGCACCCCCGTGATGCTGCCGGAAGAAGGGCCGTTGGGCGGGTGCGGAGTGGTCGAACGGATGGCTGCCATCGATGTCGTCGTGGACAACGTCTCGGAAGAGGTCGGTGCCCGGCCGGGGTTGGCGGAGGAACTCATGACGCTCGGCGGGGTGCCGGGCCATGTGGTGATGGTCGTGGCACGCACCTACTACGCGTCTGATCGGCCGGTCGAGACGGCGGATGTCGTCGTCCTCGCTGACCGTTTCCGGGTGGCCTATCGCCTTCCGGTGAAATGAGTCCGAGCGGAGGCATGGCCGTCAGCGAGAACCGTGGTGCTCATCGAAGACGATCTTCCTGATCATGCTGGAACGGAGTGGCGGGAGAGTGGGAGGGTGCTCCCTGGTGCTGGGATCGACTCCGGGGAGCGCGCTGCCCGCCGCGCGCCCTCTGTTTCCTGCCTCTTTGTGTAAACCCGTATCCGCTGAGTGAAGGTCAGGCGTAGGCTCGGGCATATGCGCATTGCGGTTTCCTGGCCACGGTTACGGGCGTGCGAATCAATCGAAGGAGGAGTGCGATGAGTGACACCAGCGCTGTGCTCCCCTGGCTCGTCATACGCGAGGACGACAACGGCAACCGCTATCGCGTCGGCCGGTACGCCACCGAGGACGAGGCTCAGCGGATGGTCACTTCGCTCGATAGCAAGGGACACAAACAGGTCTACTGGGTTGAGCGCATCGAGCGCACAACTCTCTGAAGCTCTCCGGATCCTCCTGGGGCACGGTCGGTCTCGTTCGGCGCATCGCGCTGAGGGCTTGAGCTGGCAGTTTTGAATGGGACGGCCATCTTGAATAGGGCATTCCGAGTCTCAGCGGTCGCGTCGATGGCTCGTACCCCTGTTTCCTGACCCCTGCTTCCTGACCCTCGGCGGTCTTTTTTCTGGAGCGGGGTTGTGCGCGCCCTTGGGTGGTGCCGGCGACATGCCACCGCCCCAGCGCGGCGCAGTAGGCTCCCGCATATGACTGATCGCGTGGTGGTAGCCGCAGCCGTGTACGACCGGGGGCGACTCCTTGCCGCACGTCGCAGCGCTCCCGCGGACATCGCCGGACGCTGGGAGTTGCCGGGCGGCAAGTTGGAGGCGGGGGAGAGCGCGGAGGGTGGACTCCTGCGCGAACTGCGCGAAGAACTCGGAGTGGAAGCCGAGATCCTGAACAGGATTCCTGGTGAGTGGCCGCTCAACTCGGGCTATGTGCTCCGAGTGTGGACGGCTCGACTGGTGTCGGGCGAACCGCAGCCACTGGAAGACCATGACGCTCTGCGCTGGTTGTCCCCCGATGAGACCGACACCGTGGACTGGCTCGACCAGGACCGCCCGGCCGTCGCGGAAGCGGCTCGTCAGCTACGACGGGCCAGTGGTGCGTTCCGCCCCGAATCAGGCGCGGACGAGCAGGGCACAGAGCGCGGCGAGAGCTCGGTCTGAGCGGCTAGCTCCCTCGCCCAGCCGGGCGATGGCTCGCCCATCACCCCCTAGACCTCCCGGACCGGACTTTGCGGCCCGCCGCGGAGAGTCATCGCCAGAACTGTGGTTGCTGGCGGCGAGCGCGGAAGCAGACGGATACGACGGCAGACGCCGGGTCGTCGACAGCAGCGGCACCCCTGCGATTGCGCTGGACGAGTACGCGGGGCTCACCATCGAAGGAGTGGGTCGCTTCGGTGTCCGGGCTGGGGGAGACGTCCTTCCGCTTCGGGTAGACCTCCGCAGGTGAGAGCGCCGTCCGCAGTCAGCGGCTGCATCGCGCTCACCGGGCGGTAGGCCGCGCCCCCTACTCCATGTGCATCAGCGATATGCCGTTTAAGTGACTTATGGCGATATCTCTAGCTGAATGCCGGGTATGTGCTGAGTGACCCCCTGAGAGGGGTACGTATCTGCTGCGATCCGGGAAGTGAGCGGCGTGATCGACATTGACGGCGCACGCGCCGAGTGGACCTTCCCCGCCGAGGCCAACGCCGTACGCACCGCGCGCCACGCCGTTCGCGACACCTTGAACGCCTGGGGACTGGATTCCGGTGCTCGCGATGTGACCGTACTGCTGGTCAGCGAGTTGGTCACCAACTCCCTTCGCTACGCCTCCGGGCCGATCGGGGTGCGCCTTGCCCACCGCGAACCGGCTGAGGGGCCGCCCTCCCTGCTGGTCGAAGTCTCCGACCCGCTGCCCGATCCCCCCACCGAGCGTGTCGCGGCCCACGATGACGAGGGCGGTCGAGGTCTCCAACTGGTCGCCGGTTCTGCCCGCCGCTGGGGTACCAGACGGGACACAGAAGGCAAGACGGTGTGGTTCGAGCTGGCTCTTGCCGGTTAAAAGTGTGAAGGGACAACGATCACAGCTCGTTCGGCGCAAAATGAACGAGACCGTGCTGTGATCGTGAACGCCGTGTCCGTCAGCGCCGTAGTGCTGAATACTGCGGTCATGGCCGGTCCGGTGCGGTGAGCTGGAGGGGACGGTCGCGTGAGCGAGATATCTGGGTCGACAGGCAGCGTTGTATGGCAGAGCAACCCGCCTGGCTCGATCTATGACTACATCAAGGCCGCCTCTTTTTCGATCGGCCCTGATGGTCGGATCGATCAGTGGAGTCAGCGTGCGGTAGAGCTCTTCGGCCTGACAGCCGCCGAGGTCAGGGGCAGGGACCCGATCGAGGTCTTCGTCCCGGCGCAGCTGCGCCCGCACGGCCGGCGGCAGGTGTCGGAGATCCTTGACGGCAAGGAGTGGACGGGACTCGTCCCCTATCGATTGCCGGGATCCGAAGGCGCCCAAGGGGTAGCCGAGATCTATGTGATGCCCAGTGAGACGGAGACGGGTGCCCGAGCGGCCCTCTGCATCGTCGTCGATGTCCAAGCACTGCGCCGGATCGAAACCGATCTCGCTGCATCGCAGGCCATTTTCGGCCAATCCCCCTTTGGCTTTCTCCTCTTCGGCACCGACCTCAAGGTGCAGCGCGCCAACCAGCGCTTCGCCACCATCTTCGGCGGAACCGCCGAAGAGCACCGAGGCCGGACCGTCTACGACTACCTCTCCCGCTCCGAAGCGGACCGGATGACCGCATCGCTGCGCAGGGTCCTCGCGACCGGTGAGCCGGCGATCGACCTGCAACTCGTCGGATCGATCCCCAACAGCAAGGACCGCAGGCACTGGTCGATCAACCTCTATCGCGTCCACAGCGGCTCCGGCCGTCCCGTCGGAGTGGCCGGTATCGGCACCGATGTCACCCGCCGCCATGTCGCCGCCCGTGAGGCCGCCAACGCCCGCCGCAACCTCGCGATCCTCAACGAGGCGAGCGCCCGCATCGGCAACTCGCTCGATCTGGAGACGACCGCCCGCGAACTGCTCGACGTCGCCGTTCCCGGATTCTGCGACCTCGCGTCCGTGGACCTCTACCAGGGGCTGCTCACCGGCGAGGAAGCCCCGCCCGGCCGCTGGGACTCCCCGCGCGCCGAGGGCGCCGGCGCGGGCACCGCCACCCTGCGGCGCGTCGCCTTCGCGAGCGCCGTCTCCGACGCACCCCTGATCACGACACCGGGCTGCGGCTCCCGCGGCAACACCCCCACCTCCGTGGGGGAGGTCCACCGCTACGCCTTCAACTCGCCGTGCGCCAACGCCCTGCGTGCAGCCCGTGTCCAGTTGATACCCGGCGAAGAAGGCAGCCTCGTGCAGTCCACGCTCGCCGTGCCGATGATGGCCCATGACACCGTCGTCGGACTGGTGCAGTTCTCCCGGGCCAAGGGGAGCGAGCCCTTCGGGGATCGGGACCGGGCACTGGCGACCGAGCTCGCCGCCCGCGCCGCGGTCTGCATCGACAACGCCCGCCTCTACCGCAGGGAGCACGAGCGGGCGCTGATCCTCCAACGCAGCCTCCTGCCGCCCGGTGACCCCGAGGCCGCCGGTCTGGACATTGCCTGTCGCTACCTCCCCGGCAACACCGCGACCGAGGTCGGCGGAGACTGGTTCGACGTCATCGAACTGCCCGGTCACCGCACCGCACTCGTCATCGGTGATGTGATGGGGCGGGGGCTGCGGGCGGCGGTGGCCATGGGCGAACTGCGGACCGCGGTCAGGACCCTGGCGCTGCTCGATCTGGAACCGGCCGAGGTGCTCTCCGCGCTGGACGAGGTCGCCCGGGGGCTCGGCAGCCCCATCGGTGCCCAGCAGTCCGCACGCGTCGCCCACAAGTCCCGTGAGGCGGACCTCGCCGAGGTCTACCTCGCCACCTGCGTCTATGCCGTCTACGACCCCGTCACCCGGCGGTGCACCTTCGCCAACGCGGGGCATCTGCCTCCCATCCTCGTCGAACCGGGCGAAGAGGCCCTGCTGCTCGACGTACCGCCGGGGATGCCGCTGGGCGTCGGTGGCGAACCCTTCGAAGAGGTCGAGGTCGAGCTCCCGGAAGGGGCACTCCTCGCCCTCTACACCGACGGCCTCGTCGAGTCCCGCGAACAGCCCCTCGATGACGGGCTGCGCGCCTTCCGCACTGCCCTGACCGGTCCTTCCCGGCCCGCACCGGGGCACCGCTCGCCCGCAGTGATTCGCCCCGCAGACGTCTCCAAGTCGTTGGAGGACGTCTGCGACCATGTGCTGAACACGCTCGACACCCGGCATGGCGAGGACGACATCGCTCTGCTGATGGCCCAGGTGCAGGGGCTGCCCAGCGAAGCGGTCGGCGACTGGCGACTGCCGCGGGAGCCGCGCTCGGTCGGCCGCGCCCGTGAACTGACCCGGGGCCAACTGCTCACCTGGGACCTCGAAGCGCTGGTCGACACCGTCGAACTGCTGGTGAGCGAGCTGGTGACCAATGCCCTGAGGTACGGCGAAGGCGAGATCCGACTGCGACTGCTGCGCGATCGCACCCTGGTCTGCGAGGTCTGGGACGCCGGTCTCGTACAGCCGCGACGCCGACGCGCACGGGACACCGACGAAGGCGGTCGGGGCCTCCAACTGGTGGGCATGCTCAGCGCCGGCTGGGGGTCGCGCCGGACTCCGCGCGGCAAGACCGTCTGGTTCGAACTCGCCCTGCCGGACGACGGGCCGAGCGCCGAACCCACGGTGGAGCAGTTGCTGAGCATGTTCTGAGGAGTCCCGCCACCACCGAAGGGCTCGCCGGAGCACGGTCCCCGGCCATCCAGCGAGCCCGGGACCGCAGCCCTCCCGGGCATCCTGCAACGGACCGCCCACCGCACGGCCACGCCACCCGCAAACGAGGAGCCGTGCTAGGACGCCGCCTTGAGGGCGGCCAGTCGGGCCTCCACCTCCGCCGTGTCCCCGAGGCTGTCCAACTGCTCGAACTGGGCGTCCAGCGATGACGCGGCCAACTCCTTTTTGCCCAGCGCTCTGGCCTCCTCGCGGCGCACCTTGTCCTCGAACCGTGAGATCTCGCTGCTGGGATCGAGCACATCGATGCTCTTCACCGCGTCCATCATCTGGTTCTGCGCATAGGCCGTTCGCGAACGGGCCACCAACTCGTCCCGCTTCGACTGGAGCTCCCCGAGCTTGATCTTCATCTCGTCGAGTCCGACCTTCAATTTCTCGACGATGTCCGTCTGCGAGGCGATGGTCGGCTCCGCCGTGCGTGCCTCCTTCTCGGACTGCAACTGCCGCTGAAGGGCCACCTTGGCGAGCCGGTCGAAGGTGTCCGCCTCCGCGCTCTGGCCCTCGGCCCTCAATCCATCGGCCTTCTTGCTGGCGGCCAGCGCCTTGTCGCCCCACTCCCGCGACGCGGCCACATCCTCCTTGTGGTCCTGCTCCATCAGCCGCAGATTGCCGATGGTGCCCGCCACCGCCTGCTCCGCCTCGCTGATGTTGTTGGTGTAGTCCCTGATCAGCTGGTCGAGCATTTTCTGCGGATCCTCCGCCTGGTCGATCAGCGCATTGATGTTGGCCTTCGCCAACTGGGTCACCCTGCCGAGGATCGTCTGCTTGGTCATGGCGCATCTCCTTGAAGGGGGTGCTGGATGCCTTCCAGCGGTGGCTTCCTCGCCCGTCGTGCGGGCTGTGGACGAACGCGGCCTTCCCATGGGACTTCGGCCCGCCGAGCGGACGGCGCCCATCGAGCGGACGGCGCCCGCCGAGCGGACGGCGCCCATCGAGCGGACGGCGCCCGCCGAGCGGACGGCGCCCATCGAGCGGGCAGCCTCCGCCCCGCCCGGCACGACGACCGTCCTCCGGCCGGGCACGACGGGCGCCGCCCCGCCCGGACCCGATGCCGCCCCCGAACGGACCGGCACCTGAAGGAGAGGAGCCAGCGCCCCGAGAGGGCTCCGCCGCACAGCCGTGCGCACAGCCGTGACGCGGTGCATCAGAACCGCCCCCCACCCATCCGGCCGCGCGTGCCGCCTCCGCCGAAACTTCCGGGACCGCCGCCGAAGCCGCCCCCCATGCCGCCGCCATACCCTCCACCCCTTCCGCCGCCGAGCAGCCCGCCGAGGATGATCCCGCCGAGCACGGCGCCCCCGAGTCCCCCTCCGGCACTTCCTGCTCCTGGTACACCGCCCGGCCCGAATCGGTTCCCGAATCCCCTGACGTCGTCCTCAGCCAGGCTCTGCGCCTGTCGGGCCAGCGCATCCGCCTGCTGGGCCTCGGCGAGCGCAGCCTGAGGGTCGCCGCCGGTGCCGACGGCCGCATCCGGGCCCGCCAACTCGGCCGAGTGCGCCAGCCGGCGCTGTGCCTCCGCCAGTCGGGTCCTCGCCTCGCTGCCCACCGCACCGCGATGGGTGGTGATGTAGTCGACCGCCGCGCCGATCGATGAGCGGGCCGCGAGTGTCGCCTGCCCCAACAGCGCCCTCGCCCGTCGTCCGCCCTCCTCGTTCTCCCGCGCCCCGGCCAGCGATTCATCGAGCGCCGCATCCGCCTCCTCCACCCGTCGCAGCGCGTCGATGGGGTCGTACGGCCCGGCCGCCATTTCCGCGCGCACCTCCGCCACGACGGATTCGGCCCGCGCGATACGGCCCTGGAGCGCAGCCGTCGGCGCGCCCTGCGCCGTCCCCTTCAGCAGTCCTCCCGCTTCGGCCAGGTCGCTGTCGGTCTCGCTGAGCGCGCCGGGCAGATTTCCGGCCGCCTCGGCGAGTTCCCTGGCCCGCCGGTCGACCGCTTCCATCAGCCGGCCGGCCTGGTCCAGTGCTCCTTCGGCAGCTCGCACATGGACGGCGGCGGAGCCCTTGTCGCCGGCTTCGATCGAGGTACGGGCCTGATCGAGTGCGCCCCGCGCGAAGACCAGTCGCTCCTTGGCCTGGTCGGCGTCGGCACCGACCGGCGAGGATGCCGAAGGCGCGTACCGCTCCCGCATCACGGACAGCGTCGCCTCGGTCGTGATGACCCGCCCGTCGAGGTCGGCGAAGGCGGCGTCCGCGGCGGCCAGCGCCTGTGGGGCGTTCTGCT
Coding sequences within:
- a CDS encoding glycoside hydrolase family 18 protein; its protein translation is MRRRTLVRTAVAACALSLMATVAPAATADPAGATVTPRAAAGASHDDDDDEDRRSYKRVGYFTQWGVYGRNYQVKDMDKTGQAAKLTHINYAFGNVSPEGKCYMPSTLGEGDPWADYVRPLDAANSVDGVADDWNQPLAGNFNQLVELKAKYPGLKALISLGGWSWSTHFSNAALTPESRKALVSSCIDLYIKGNLPVDGTRGGVGAAAGVFDGIDVDWEWPGSSGEDDTPYRPEDKKNFTALVKEFRTQLDAYAKSEAVRTGKKAKHYDLTAFVPTAPAKIDAGFEVRKIMRDLDWVNLQGYDFHVSGEATTNQQSALKAKNDFSVDQTVNDWLKRGAPARKLVVGLPFYGQGWTGVTGGGDGLNQPAARPAPATWQAGYEDYKALKKLVDSGTYKVHRDKKNGHAWIFDGNTLWTYDDPQVLRAKTEYIRDEDLGGAMIWSLDGDTSDGELMTSIDRGLKRR
- a CDS encoding GntR family transcriptional regulator, with product MTFGEQPAYLRVAGDLRQKIVDGSLPPHTRLPSQARIRAEYGVSDTVALEARKVLMAEGLVEGRSGSGTYVRERPIPRRLSRTGYRSPQGGNPFRQEQAAQGARGTWESSSEQESASTEIAARLGVDVGARLMRTRYVFRDAGEAMMLSTSWEPLAVTGRTPVMLPEEGPLGGCGVVERMAAIDVVVDNVSEEVGARPGLAEELMTLGGVPGHVVMVVARTYYASDRPVETADVVVLADRFRVAYRLPVK
- a CDS encoding SPOR domain-containing protein, with the translated sequence MSDTSAVLPWLVIREDDNGNRYRVGRYATEDEAQRMVTSLDSKGHKQVYWVERIERTTL
- a CDS encoding (deoxy)nucleoside triphosphate pyrophosphohydrolase; this encodes MTDRVVVAAAVYDRGRLLAARRSAPADIAGRWELPGGKLEAGESAEGGLLRELREELGVEAEILNRIPGEWPLNSGYVLRVWTARLVSGEPQPLEDHDALRWLSPDETDTVDWLDQDRPAVAEAARQLRRASGAFRPESGADEQGTERGESSV
- a CDS encoding ATP-binding protein, whose translation is MSGVIDIDGARAEWTFPAEANAVRTARHAVRDTLNAWGLDSGARDVTVLLVSELVTNSLRYASGPIGVRLAHREPAEGPPSLLVEVSDPLPDPPTERVAAHDDEGGRGLQLVAGSARRWGTRRDTEGKTVWFELALAG
- a CDS encoding SpoIIE family protein phosphatase, whose amino-acid sequence is MSEISGSTGSVVWQSNPPGSIYDYIKAASFSIGPDGRIDQWSQRAVELFGLTAAEVRGRDPIEVFVPAQLRPHGRRQVSEILDGKEWTGLVPYRLPGSEGAQGVAEIYVMPSETETGARAALCIVVDVQALRRIETDLAASQAIFGQSPFGFLLFGTDLKVQRANQRFATIFGGTAEEHRGRTVYDYLSRSEADRMTASLRRVLATGEPAIDLQLVGSIPNSKDRRHWSINLYRVHSGSGRPVGVAGIGTDVTRRHVAAREAANARRNLAILNEASARIGNSLDLETTARELLDVAVPGFCDLASVDLYQGLLTGEEAPPGRWDSPRAEGAGAGTATLRRVAFASAVSDAPLITTPGCGSRGNTPTSVGEVHRYAFNSPCANALRAARVQLIPGEEGSLVQSTLAVPMMAHDTVVGLVQFSRAKGSEPFGDRDRALATELAARAAVCIDNARLYRREHERALILQRSLLPPGDPEAAGLDIACRYLPGNTATEVGGDWFDVIELPGHRTALVIGDVMGRGLRAAVAMGELRTAVRTLALLDLEPAEVLSALDEVARGLGSPIGAQQSARVAHKSREADLAEVYLATCVYAVYDPVTRRCTFANAGHLPPILVEPGEEALLLDVPPGMPLGVGGEPFEEVEVELPEGALLALYTDGLVESREQPLDDGLRAFRTALTGPSRPAPGHRSPAVIRPADVSKSLEDVCDHVLNTLDTRHGEDDIALLMAQVQGLPSEAVGDWRLPREPRSVGRARELTRGQLLTWDLEALVDTVELLVSELVTNALRYGEGEIRLRLLRDRTLVCEVWDAGLVQPRRRRARDTDEGGRGLQLVGMLSAGWGSRRTPRGKTVWFELALPDDGPSAEPTVEQLLSMF
- a CDS encoding PspA/IM30 family protein; the protein is MTKQTILGRVTQLAKANINALIDQAEDPQKMLDQLIRDYTNNISEAEQAVAGTIGNLRLMEQDHKEDVAASREWGDKALAASKKADGLRAEGQSAEADTFDRLAKVALQRQLQSEKEARTAEPTIASQTDIVEKLKVGLDEMKIKLGELQSKRDELVARSRTAYAQNQMMDAVKSIDVLDPSSEISRFEDKVRREEARALGKKELAASSLDAQFEQLDSLGDTAEVEARLAALKAAS
- a CDS encoding TPM domain-containing protein, whose translation is MLLAVWVAAWWLIVPAGPTARADDPVALAREGQITDRVDALGDRRSDVVQALERLDRQERLQLFAVYVRDFSGRSPQDWADATAQRNGLGQNDALLAVATHDRQYAYWVAADSPMTDAQLAEVAAVAIEPPLRRNDWAGAATGAANGYAAVLSGQPVPTPVIRPGDPDPGGSSAGAQAGDLVLPIALVAAVGAVGAYALVKRRRRSTTRTTPQGGQGWTSGGAPGAPPLTPLPELDQEARRALVETDDAVRTSQEELGFAAAQFGDAAARPFQEAVTYAREELTAAFRLRQQLDDAHPEDDDTRRHMLDEILSRCTDANRRLDAEAEAFDRLRALEQNAPQALAAADAAFADLDGRVITTEATLSVMRERYAPSASSPVGADADQAKERLVFARGALDQARTSIEAGDKGSAAVHVRAAEGALDQAGRLMEAVDRRARELAEAAGNLPGALSETDSDLAEAGGLLKGTAQGAPTAALQGRIARAESVVAEVRAEMAAGPYDPIDALRRVEEADAALDESLAGARENEEGGRRARALLGQATLAARSSIGAAVDYITTHRGAVGSEARTRLAEAQRRLAHSAELAGPDAAVGTGGDPQAALAEAQQADALARQAQSLAEDDVRGFGNRFGPGGVPGAGSAGGGLGGAVLGGIILGGLLGGGRGGGYGGGMGGGFGGGPGSFGGGGTRGRMGGGRF